From Salvia splendens isolate huo1 chromosome 3, SspV2, whole genome shotgun sequence, a single genomic window includes:
- the LOC121795228 gene encoding ubiquitin-conjugating enzyme E2-23 kDa-like, with amino-acid sequence MSSPSKRREMDLMKLMMSDYKVEPINDGMQEFYVQFHGPTDSPYHGGVWKVRVELPDAYPYKSPSIGFINKIYHPNVDEVSGSVCLDVINQTWSPMYDLVNVFDLFLPQLLLYPNEADPLNEEAAALYMRDKTAYEQRVKEYCLKYGKPEDAGAIPEEESSDEELSEDEYESSDEAVLGPVDP; translated from the exons ATGTCTTCACCAAGCAAGAGGCGAGAGATGGACTTAATGAAATT GATGATGAGTGACTACAAGGTGGAGCCGATTAATGATGGGATGCAGGAGTTCTATGTGCAGTTCCATGGACCCACTGACA GTCCATATCATGGCGGGGTGTGGAAGGTACGAGTTGAGCTTCCTGATGCCTATCCCTACAAGTCTCCTTCCATAGGATTTATTAACAAGATATATCACCCCAACGTGGATGAAGT GTCGGGTTCAGTTTGTCTAGATGTTATTAACCAGACCTGGAGCCCCATGTATG ATCTGGTTAATGTGTTTGATCTGTTTTTACCTCAACTACTTTTGTATCCAAATGAAGCGGACCCATTGAATGAGGAAGCTGCTGCCTTGTATATGCGCGACAAAACTGCATATGAACAAAGAGTGAAAG AATACTGCCTGAAATACGGCAAGCCAGAGGATGCAGGGGCTATCCCAGAAGAGGAGTCAAGCGACGAGGAGCTGAGTGAAGATGAATATGAGTCGAGCGATGAGGCTGTTTTGGGACCTGTGGATCCATag